The following proteins are co-located in the Styela clava chromosome 15, kaStyClav1.hap1.2, whole genome shotgun sequence genome:
- the LOC144411811 gene encoding microfibril-associated glycoprotein 4-like yields MSSYDIYIVLVLSLYGISSVVSQEDTGLCTTIYEYCKIHQTSGGQSESCANQKTKPGRVGKTGPRGMPGQKGEPGIVDYNRVNTEISEDITEAEMRLNQKYNKLEEALHRDRYYPDSCRGLHKLNSLLWNETGGVFEIYPTPVSEKTEVYCDLMTDEGGWIVFQRRMDGSEDFYRGWNDYVNGFGNTIGEFWLGLENIYHILKDKTYELRVDMEDWEGNKAYAKYGTFSIGDSSTNYRVTVGQYSGNAGDSLGHSQHLGRPFTTKDADHDTSSDNCAVTFKGAFWYGACHATNLNGLYIKGGKAKYGISVVWYSWKGLEYSLKFVEMKMRQKL; encoded by the exons ATGAGCTCATACGACATATACATCGTTCTCGTACTTTCATTGTACGGTATTAGTTCAGTCGTTAGTCAAGAAGACACAGGGCTCTGCACAACGATTTACGAATACTGCAAAATACACCAAACAAGCGGTGGCCAAAGTGAATCATGTGCCAATCAGAAAACAAAACCTGGTCGGGTTGGAAAAACTGGTCCACGTGGTATGCCGGGACAAAAAGGAGAACCTGGAATCGTTGATTACAATCGTGTCAATACCGAAATATCAGAGGACATTACAG AAGCGGAAATGCgtctaaatcaaaaatacaataaGTTGGAAGAAGCATTGCACAGAG atcgTTATTATCCGGATAGTTGTCGAGGATTACACAAACTCAATTCACTTTTGTGGAATGAAACCGGAggagtttttgaaatctatcCTACCCCTGTTTCTGAAAAGACTGAAGTTTACTGTGATCTCATGACAGATGAAGGTGGATGGATC GTATTTCAACGTCGAATGGATGGCTCTGAAGACTTTTATCGTGGATGGAATGATTATGTGAATGGGTTTGGAAATACGATTGGAGAATTTTGGCTTG GTTTAGAAAATATCTATCATATATTGAAAGACAAGACGTATGAACTCAGAGTAGACATGGAAGACTGGGAAGGAAACAAAGCCTATGCAAAATATGG AACATTCTCGATTGGCGATTCTTCAACAAATTACCGTGTAACGGTTGGTCAATACAGTGGAAATGCTGGCGATTCACTTGGACATTCTCAACATCTAGGGCGACCCTTCACAACTAAAGACGCGGATCATGATACATCATCTGACAACTGTGCTGTTACTTTTAAGGGGGCATTCTGGTACGGAGCTTGTCATGCAACAAATTTGAATGGACTGTATATCAAAGGAGGGAAAGCGAAATATGGAATATCTGTGGTCTGGTATAGTTGGAAAGGCCTGGAATATTCTCTGAAgtttgttgaaatgaaaatgagaCAAAAACTGTGA
- the LOC144411810 gene encoding fibrinogen C domain-containing protein 1-like, whose amino-acid sequence LYLDRYYPDSCRGLHKLNSLSWNETGGVFEIYPTPVSEKIEVYCDLMTDEGGWIVFQRRMDGSEDFYRGWDDYVNGFGNTIGEFWLGLENIHQMLKGKTFELRVDMEDWEGNKAYAKYGTFSIGDSSTNYRLTVGQYSGNAGNSLGDAQHQRRPFTTKDADHDTYRDKNCAVTFKGAFWYGACHKTNLNGLYIKGGKAQYAISVVWYDWKGHEYSLKFVEMKMRQKQ is encoded by the exons TTATATTTAGATCGTTATTATCCGGATAGTTGTCGAGGATTACACAAACTCAATTCTCTTTCTTGGAATGAAACCGGAggagtttttgaaatatatccCACTCCGGTTTCTGAAAAGATTGAAGTTTACTGTGATCTCATGACAGATGAAGGAGGATGGATT GTATTTCAACGTCGAATGGATGGCTCTGAAGATTTTTATAGGGGATGGGATGATTATGTAAATGGGTTTGGAAATACGATTGGAGAATTTTGGCTTG gtttagaaaATATCCACCAGATGTTGAAAGGCAAGACGTTTGAACTCAGAGTAGACATGGAAGACTGGGAAGGAAACAAAGCCTATGCAAAATATGG AACATTTTCAATCGGCGATTCTTCAACGAATTATCGCTTAACGGTCGGTCAATACAGTGGGAATGCTGGAAATTCTTTAGGAGACGCCCAACATCAACGACGACCCTTCACAACTAAAGACGCAGATCATGATACATATCGTGACAAAAACTGTGCTGTCACTTTCAAGGGAGCGTTCTGGTACGGAGCTTGTCATAAAACAAATCTGAATGGGCTGTATATCAAAGGTGGAAAGGCACAATACGCAATCTCTGTTGTCTGGTATGACTGGAAAGGTCATGAATATTCTTTGAAgtttgttgaaatgaaaatgagaCAGAAGCAATAG
- the LOC144411896 gene encoding uncharacterized protein LOC144411896, producing the protein MVLILASSIKVECEKHQSKAPKTLRFLDLLACYFKEELSSIYQIFDEDVTDERICEVVQPTPTVIIRGTSLINASKLHVILEKSVYIECADFFDAVTCAFGSYYVFNMQYPKKAKKTYEFVQRYFAGIGDNAPRSKKKTDENRLHPKVQALLEKFQ; encoded by the exons ATGGTGTTGATCTTGGCTTCATCCATAAAGGTCGAGTGTGAGAAGCATCAGTCTAAAGCTCCAAAAACTTTGAGATTTCTGGATCTCTTGGCATGTTATTTCAAAGAGGAATTATCATCCATTTACCAGATATTTGAT GAAGATGTAACAGACGAGAGAATATGTGAGGTTGTGCAGCCAACACCAACAGTTATCATTCGTG gcACCTCTCTTATCAATGCTAGCAAGCTACATGTAATATTGGAAAAGTCTGTATATATTGAATGTGCAGATTTCTTCGATGCAGTGACATGCGCCTTTGGATCTTATTACGTTTTCAATATGCAATACCCGAAAAAGGCAAAGAAAACGTACGAGTTTGTACAACG ATACTTCGCAGGAATTGGTGACAATGCCCCCCGCTCAAAAAAGAAGACTGATGAAAATAGACTACACCCAAAAGTTCAGGCCCTACTGGAAAAATTCCAATAA